The proteins below come from a single Nostoc sp. MS1 genomic window:
- a CDS encoding alpha/beta hydrolase family protein: protein MNPLDSTVFGQSGLEQIKIPVMLVSGSDDIFAPAVPEQIRPFSWITASDKYLVLMDKATHFSLLKTDSGRGVLPVPPEFIGPNPANRSLLCKSSECCVL, encoded by the coding sequence ATGAATCCCCTCGATAGTACCGTATTTGGGCAGTCGGGATTAGAGCAAATTAAAATCCCGGTGATGTTGGTTTCAGGAAGTGATGATATCTTTGCTCCAGCAGTCCCCGAACAAATTCGCCCCTTTAGCTGGATAACGGCATCCGATAAATATTTGGTATTAATGGATAAAGCAACTCACTTTTCGCTGCTTAAAACGGATTCAGGACGCGGAGTGCTGCCCGTTCCACCAGAGTTTATTGGCCCCAATCCGGCGAATCGCTCACTCTTATGCAAAAGTTCTGAGTGTTGCGTTCTTTGA
- a CDS encoding class I SAM-dependent methyltransferase, with protein MGFGSGVGIERLSCLASAGYIAGIDNSKEMVEQATVRNREEIEGGRVDLRLGSVESLPFEDNKFDKVLAVNSMQVWTDAVVGLRSVRRVMKEGGTIALGLLLIQGKQVAD; from the coding sequence GTGGGATTTGGATCGGGAGTGGGTATTGAGCGTTTGTCCTGTTTAGCATCAGCCGGGTATATCGCAGGCATCGATAACTCAAAAGAAATGGTCGAGCAAGCTACAGTGAGGAATAGGGAAGAGATTGAGGGAGGGAGAGTAGATTTAAGGTTGGGGTCGGTGGAAAGTTTACCGTTTGAAGACAACAAATTCGATAAAGTGTTGGCGGTTAACTCCATGCAAGTTTGGACAGATGCCGTAGTTGGGCTACGGTCAGTGAGGCGAGTTATGAAGGAAGGCGGCACAATAGCGTTGGGTTTACTCCTTATTCAGGGCAAACAAGTAGCGGATTGA
- a CDS encoding DUF3991 domain-containing protein: MLQNLGLLYADDQQNAVFIMRNLDNQRNGAFLRGTRGDNNNFKGYQKGTKRSDSWFYFGLGGQATDKVAHVLLCSSPIEAVSRAMLEYFVRGNVPPERTLYMAVDNINSLPVERLQKVPNILVTFGKDQSTNAAAQRVLELLPHSQQVLSKAADWNEQLLEYGRQLRRQQQQQQDDELSL, encoded by the coding sequence ATGCTTCAAAACCTGGGGCTACTTTACGCTGATGATCAACAAAACGCTGTGTTTATCATGCGAAATCTTGATAATCAACGTAACGGTGCATTCTTACGCGGAACTAGGGGAGATAACAATAACTTTAAGGGCTACCAAAAAGGGACTAAGCGCAGTGATAGCTGGTTTTACTTCGGTTTGGGTGGTCAAGCAACCGATAAAGTAGCTCATGTTCTGCTGTGTTCTTCTCCCATTGAAGCTGTTTCCAGAGCTATGCTCGAATACTTTGTAAGGGGCAATGTGCCACCTGAGCGAACCCTGTACATGGCAGTCGATAACATCAACTCTTTGCCTGTTGAGCGATTACAGAAAGTTCCTAATATACTGGTGACTTTTGGTAAAGATCAATCAACAAATGCAGCCGCACAGCGTGTTCTAGAACTACTGCCACACTCCCAACAAGTTTTATCCAAAGCGGCAGATTGGAACGAGCAGCTTCTTGAATATGGACGGCAATTAAGGCGACAACAGCAGCAGCAACAGGATGATGAATTGAGTCTTTAA
- the mobV gene encoding MobV family relaxase, whose translation MAYAIARIKKLKRSNLAGSEAHTARQRETPNADPDKQNIRFIGTNNPTLSLDQLVMERIGEQKRKIRPDAVYCTEILLTASPEYFRPNRPTQAGYYEQDKVDSWLAASQQWLDSRYGDRIVRAELHLDEATPHIHAYFVPSMTKGN comes from the coding sequence ATGGCTTACGCTATTGCACGAATTAAAAAGCTCAAGCGCAGTAACTTGGCAGGCAGTGAAGCACACACCGCACGTCAGCGAGAAACACCCAATGCTGATCCAGACAAACAAAATATCAGATTCATTGGCACTAATAACCCAACACTTTCATTAGATCAGTTGGTGATGGAAAGGATAGGGGAGCAGAAACGGAAGATCCGCCCTGACGCTGTTTACTGCACTGAGATTTTATTGACTGCCAGCCCCGAATATTTTCGTCCCAACCGCCCAACACAAGCGGGTTACTATGAGCAGGACAAAGTTGACTCCTGGCTGGCTGCTTCACAACAATGGTTAGATTCGCGGTATGGCGATCGCATTGTCAGGGCAGAATTACACCTGGATGAAGCCACCCCGCATATTCACGCTTACTTTGTCCCCTCGATGACAAAGGGCAACTGA